The Chitinophagales bacterium genome has a segment encoding these proteins:
- a CDS encoding YjbQ family protein, translating to MIIQKEIILPRYARGFHLITHHIINALDDLPEVGLLHVFIKHTSAGLTINENADSDVLHDMNAWMDKYVKENEAFYKHTIEGSDDMPAHIKSSLVGSFLMIPISNHQLNLGTWQGIYLGEFRNNGGNRKLVISVYTN from the coding sequence ATGATTATTCAAAAAGAAATTATATTACCAAGATATGCTAGAGGTTTTCATTTGATTACACATCATATTATAAATGCTTTAGACGATTTGCCTGAAGTTGGTTTGCTACATGTTTTTATTAAACATACTTCTGCTGGACTGACAATTAATGAAAATGCAGACAGTGATGTTTTACACGATATGAATGCTTGGATGGATAAATATGTGAAAGAAAATGAAGCATTTTATAAACACACTATTGAAGGAAGTGATGATATGCCAGCACATATTAAAAGTAGTTTGGTTGGAAGTTTTTTAATGATACCAATTAGCAATCATCAGTTAAACCTAGGCACTTGGCAAGGTATTTATTTAGGTGAATTTAGAAATAATGGAGGCAATAGAAAATTGGTTATTTCTGTTTATACAAATTAA
- a CDS encoding C40 family peptidase has protein sequence MKKTALSLFICVFLLNNNAKSETIFEYVTSICTKYNIDGASFINFFQNAGIDIAAIDNYDMYVDVFKWLNTPYRYGGKTEYGIDCSHYVFKIQSEQEAYYTSSQLANITDFVAKEDLQEGDLVFFNTRGSGVSHVGLYLQNGKFTHASSSQGVTISSLNDKYWAARYVKAGRITNVKEPANPKPAQFQQKNTKDTDVIETINLYKQK, from the coding sequence ATGAAAAAAACAGCATTATCTCTATTTATATGTGTATTTTTATTAAATAACAACGCTAAGTCTGAAACTATATTTGAATATGTCACTTCAATATGTACAAAGTACAATATAGATGGTGCTTCTTTTATTAATTTCTTTCAAAATGCAGGCATTGATATTGCTGCTATTGACAACTATGATATGTATGTTGATGTTTTTAAATGGCTGAACACACCTTATCGTTATGGTGGAAAAACGGAATATGGTATAGATTGCTCTCACTATGTTTTTAAAATTCAGTCAGAACAAGAAGCATATTATACTTCCTCTCAATTAGCCAATATTACAGATTTTGTTGCGAAAGAAGATTTACAAGAAGGCGACTTAGTTTTCTTCAACACAAGAGGTAGTGGTGTTTCGCATGTTGGTTTATATCTTCAAAATGGAAAGTTTACACATGCTTCTTCATCACAAGGAGTTACTATTAGTTCTTTAAACGATAAATATTGGGCAGCTAGATATGTGAAAGCTGGAAGAATTACCAATGTTAAAGAACCAGCAAATCCAAAACCAGCTCAATTTCAACAGAAAAATACCAAAGATACAGATGTAATTGAAACTATTAATTTGTATAAACAGAAATAA
- a CDS encoding methyltransferase domain-containing protein, whose amino-acid sequence MKKWMLKAAAQKFISLLPFTQQTNQLLQKYVTKRTSITDVFFTDKLIHVQKHLQYFFKYSNLKNEFTTLELGTGRYPIIPICMYLSGANKIYSVDINDMTSADKIKQTIIRINKSYEDGVLQQYITVDKSRLTKLNDLLVIDNEQQFNDAFHSLGFLFLLEDINKSKIEMHSIDLLHSNNTFEHIAPNDLKHMMTTFKLLLKPSGLMSHFIDMTDHFSHFDKSISVFNYLKYSPKKWQLIDNNILPQNRLRITDFRNLFEQNNFEVLIEENNNGPIAELQAMHIDTAFKHYTEKDLLVCHSYMVVRQKN is encoded by the coding sequence ATGAAAAAATGGATGCTTAAAGCTGCTGCACAAAAGTTTATTTCTTTACTTCCTTTTACACAGCAAACCAATCAGCTACTACAAAAATATGTTACTAAAAGAACTAGTATTACAGATGTTTTTTTTACTGACAAATTAATTCATGTTCAAAAACACTTACAATATTTTTTTAAATACAGTAATTTAAAGAATGAGTTTACTACACTAGAGTTAGGTACAGGAAGATATCCAATAATTCCAATATGCATGTATTTGTCTGGTGCCAATAAAATTTATTCTGTTGATATTAATGATATGACATCGGCAGATAAAATTAAGCAAACTATTATACGCATTAATAAAAGTTATGAAGATGGAGTTTTACAACAATATATTACTGTTGATAAAAGCAGACTTACCAAATTAAATGATTTATTAGTAATAGATAACGAACAACAGTTTAATGATGCATTTCATTCACTTGGGTTTTTGTTTTTGTTAGAAGATATTAATAAAAGTAAAATAGAAATGCATAGTATAGATTTATTGCATTCTAATAATACCTTTGAACATATTGCTCCAAATGATTTAAAGCATATGATGACTACATTTAAATTGTTATTAAAACCTAGTGGATTGATGAGTCATTTTATAGATATGACAGACCATTTCTCGCATTTTGATAAGTCAATTTCGGTATTTAATTATTTGAAGTACTCACCAAAAAAATGGCAGCTAATTGATAATAATATTTTACCTCAAAACCGTTTGCGAATTACTGATTTTAGAAATCTATTTGAACAAAATAATTTTGAAGTCTTAATAGAAGAAAACAACAATGGACCAATTGCCGAGCTACAAGCAATGCATATTGACACTGCTTTTAAACATTATACAGAAAAAGATTTATTAGTCTGTCATTCTTATATGGTCGTTCGTCAAAAAAATTAG
- a CDS encoding T9SS type A sorting domain-containing protein yields MNYKQISFILIFFILLLQTSANDIDLNLTNSNVVLQKTFAAASEAIINDQLEFKVDSNLVLVDSMHFTVDFLNLMKGLQIQDYRFPGGTIGNYYHFLGNGHGIDTMDFECKPKGGYVYAQLPFDQFFDKNLMYYFAEFMHYMQQNETETKGVYYHLNIQKHIFHKQLMVANPFINAMFNSLFDSATINKPVVNFSPTDLDYYVNTLSTVKRNTFTNNIKNYLANDSAFRYYFLENIASINFLVQNNIKIKGIELGNETQAEYLLYDDDLSLLGFDCNNIPDTIEVNGFENLRMRDYLEGIYKHWIITSMYADFIRTNYQIPTGVPASTHYAYLYVSTDSSYQIRDNYGRAEREAHLWNRFLANDNTFDAMIPHYYTGRYIPCGTYDTALTIVSLDELYNYSLDFLKKSAEDLFNYQMTQLVDDIGNKRIWVTEWNLNGNTYMNNTFMHSYFIQQMFLNAIEIQEQNLFNIDTWIIHNLASSSYIFALVQSASRGNGHSYKKFLGADIFELWNTTLNHQVKRLDYDWKTLLNTNNKYINIDGFINETKDSIILHFANPTNDTILIDFNAISFTNNDSIFTGTVVNEYVLNANSWQSNNTACYELNSNTLDKSYIINNQSLSQESTYTIPNFSIGKITLALNKSIPSKITTNKKSLKLKLYPNLSKNNITVQLENQSATKHKFQIVDINGKVIHQFYNNQSNFTIDIHDYKQGTYFLKAEDSQQNYVIEKFIIQH; encoded by the coding sequence ATGAACTATAAACAAATTTCTTTTATTCTAATATTCTTCATTTTGCTATTGCAAACTAGTGCTAATGATATTGACCTTAACCTAACTAATAGTAATGTTGTTTTGCAAAAAACATTTGCTGCTGCATCTGAAGCTATAATTAATGACCAGCTAGAATTTAAAGTGGATAGTAATTTAGTATTAGTCGACTCTATGCATTTTACTGTCGACTTTTTAAATTTAATGAAAGGATTGCAGATTCAAGATTATAGATTTCCTGGTGGTACTATAGGCAATTATTATCATTTTCTTGGTAATGGACATGGTATAGATACCATGGATTTTGAGTGTAAACCCAAAGGAGGTTATGTATATGCACAGCTACCTTTTGATCAATTTTTTGATAAAAATCTAATGTATTATTTTGCAGAGTTTATGCATTATATGCAACAAAATGAAACAGAAACGAAAGGTGTTTATTATCATCTAAATATTCAAAAACATATTTTTCATAAACAACTCATGGTAGCCAATCCATTTATCAATGCAATGTTTAATAGTTTATTTGACAGTGCAACTATTAATAAACCAGTTGTAAATTTTAGTCCAACTGATTTAGATTATTATGTTAATACTTTAAGTACTGTAAAAAGAAATACTTTTACCAATAACATCAAAAATTATTTAGCTAATGATAGTGCTTTTAGATATTATTTTTTAGAAAATATTGCTTCTATTAATTTCTTAGTACAGAATAATATCAAAATAAAAGGAATTGAATTAGGCAATGAGACACAAGCAGAGTATTTATTATATGATGATGATTTATCTTTACTTGGTTTTGATTGTAATAATATTCCAGACACTATTGAAGTAAATGGTTTTGAAAATTTACGAATGAGAGATTATTTGGAAGGTATTTATAAGCATTGGATTATTACTTCGATGTATGCCGATTTTATAAGAACCAATTATCAAATTCCGACTGGCGTTCCTGCATCTACGCATTATGCTTATTTATATGTAAGTACTGATAGTTCATATCAAATAAGAGATAATTATGGAAGAGCAGAAAGAGAAGCACATTTATGGAATAGATTTTTAGCAAACGACAATACTTTTGATGCGATGATTCCTCATTACTACACTGGTAGATATATTCCTTGTGGAACTTATGATACTGCCTTAACGATTGTTTCACTTGATGAATTGTATAATTACTCCTTAGATTTTTTAAAGAAGTCTGCTGAAGACTTATTTAACTACCAAATGACTCAACTAGTTGATGATATTGGCAACAAACGAATTTGGGTTACGGAATGGAATTTAAATGGCAATACTTATATGAATAATACTTTTATGCATAGTTATTTTATACAACAAATGTTTTTAAATGCAATAGAAATTCAAGAGCAAAACTTATTTAATATAGATACTTGGATCATTCATAACCTAGCAAGTTCTTCTTATATTTTTGCTTTGGTACAAAGTGCCTCTAGAGGAAATGGACATAGTTATAAAAAGTTTTTAGGTGCTGACATTTTTGAACTATGGAATACTACACTCAACCATCAAGTAAAAAGATTAGATTACGACTGGAAAACGCTTCTAAATACAAACAATAAATATATTAATATAGATGGATTTATCAACGAAACAAAAGACAGTATTATACTACATTTCGCTAATCCAACTAACGACACTATATTAATAGATTTTAATGCTATTTCGTTTACTAATAACGATTCTATTTTTACAGGAACAGTAGTAAATGAATATGTTTTAAATGCAAACAGTTGGCAAAGCAATAATACTGCATGCTATGAACTCAATTCTAACACACTAGATAAGTCATATATTATTAATAATCAATCATTATCACAAGAAAGCACTTATACAATTCCTAATTTTAGTATTGGAAAAATTACTTTAGCACTAAATAAAAGTATTCCATCAAAAATAACAACTAATAAAAAATCACTTAAATTAAAACTCTATCCAAACTTATCTAAAAATAATATTACGGTGCAATTAGAAAATCAGTCTGCTACCAAACATAAATTTCAAATAGTAGATATTAATGGCAAAGTAATTCATCAGTTTTATAATAATCAATCTAACTTTACTATAGATATACATGACTATAAGCAAGGCACTTATTTTTTAAAGGCAGAAGATAGTCAGCAAAACTATGTTATTGAAAAATTTATTATTCAGCACTAA
- a CDS encoding acyl-CoA dehydrogenase family protein: MAKHKSNLVGGSFLVKDENPKNVFIAEELSEEQKMILEMVKDFCIQEVHGMGIEKAALLDASKDMDTIKGIFDKAAELGLCGVSIGEEYGGMGLDFNTGLVFTEAIALGFSFATTIGAQTSIGSLPIVWYGDEEQKQKYLPKIASGEYACSYCLTEPTAGSDANSGKTNAVLNEAGTHYILNGQKMWITNGGFADIFIVFAKIDDDKKLSAFIVEKDFGGIEIGKEEKKMGIKASSTVQVFFNNVPIPKENLLGERAKGFNMALNILNSGRIKIAAGAVGGMKFGLKTAVEYATQRVQFDKPISDFGAMKQKIGKIASDTFVLESAVYRTGANVDAKHDELLAEGATANDAKINAMREYAIECAILKVQGSEMMCTAADEAIQIFGGMGYSMETGVEMAYRDARITKIYEGTNEINRMLSLAEFYKRGFQTKEINMNDAMKTIPVGIAQNFNPFNNGYLAREEEIVNNFKTLFMVITGAAGRKLKTKLVDEQEIVMNLADILAVAYLSESGLLRLKKLKAEKIEPDTLATKEKMVQLYIYDAMDKARVAANNAIDSYASGVEKFAMKRLVNGLLSAYDINPKDVRRAIADAAIEKVDYPV; the protein is encoded by the coding sequence ATGGCAAAGCATAAATCAAACTTAGTAGGTGGTTCTTTCTTAGTAAAAGACGAAAATCCTAAAAATGTTTTTATAGCAGAAGAACTTTCTGAAGAACAAAAAATGATACTAGAAATGGTAAAAGATTTCTGTATTCAAGAAGTTCATGGCATGGGAATTGAAAAAGCTGCTCTTTTAGATGCATCTAAAGATATGGATACCATTAAAGGCATTTTTGATAAAGCAGCAGAGTTAGGTTTATGTGGTGTGTCTATTGGAGAAGAATACGGTGGAATGGGATTAGACTTTAATACTGGTTTGGTTTTTACTGAAGCTATTGCTCTTGGATTTTCTTTTGCTACAACAATTGGAGCTCAAACTTCTATTGGTTCTTTGCCAATTGTATGGTATGGTGATGAAGAACAAAAACAAAAATATTTACCTAAAATTGCTAGTGGCGAGTATGCTTGTTCTTATTGTTTAACTGAGCCAACTGCTGGTTCTGATGCAAATAGTGGTAAAACTAATGCTGTTTTAAACGAAGCAGGTACACACTATATTTTAAACGGACAAAAAATGTGGATTACCAATGGTGGTTTTGCTGATATTTTTATTGTATTTGCTAAAATTGATGACGACAAAAAACTATCTGCGTTTATAGTAGAGAAAGATTTTGGTGGTATTGAAATTGGTAAAGAAGAAAAGAAAATGGGTATCAAAGCATCTTCTACAGTGCAAGTATTTTTTAACAATGTTCCAATTCCAAAAGAAAACTTACTAGGAGAGAGAGCTAAAGGATTTAACATGGCATTGAATATTTTAAATAGTGGTAGAATTAAAATTGCTGCTGGTGCTGTTGGTGGAATGAAATTTGGGTTGAAAACAGCAGTAGAATATGCTACACAAAGAGTACAGTTCGATAAACCAATTTCAGATTTTGGTGCTATGAAACAAAAAATTGGTAAAATTGCTTCAGATACTTTTGTACTAGAATCTGCTGTGTATAGAACTGGTGCTAATGTAGATGCTAAACACGATGAGTTATTAGCAGAAGGTGCTACTGCCAACGATGCTAAAATAAATGCAATGCGTGAGTATGCTATTGAGTGTGCTATTTTAAAAGTACAAGGTTCAGAAATGATGTGTACTGCAGCCGATGAAGCTATTCAAATTTTTGGAGGAATGGGTTACTCAATGGAAACTGGTGTTGAGATGGCTTATAGAGATGCAAGAATTACTAAAATTTATGAAGGTACGAACGAAATCAATAGAATGTTATCATTAGCAGAGTTTTACAAAAGAGGTTTCCAAACTAAAGAAATTAATATGAACGATGCAATGAAAACTATTCCAGTTGGTATTGCACAAAATTTCAATCCATTTAACAATGGCTATTTGGCAAGAGAAGAAGAAATTGTAAATAATTTTAAAACATTATTTATGGTAATTACAGGTGCAGCTGGTAGAAAACTAAAAACGAAATTAGTAGACGAACAAGAAATTGTAATGAACTTAGCAGATATCTTAGCAGTAGCTTATTTGTCTGAATCTGGTTTGTTGAGATTGAAGAAGTTAAAAGCAGAAAAAATTGAACCAGATACTTTAGCTACTAAAGAAAAAATGGTACAATTGTATATTTATGATGCAATGGACAAAGCAAGAGTGGCAGCCAATAATGCAATAGATAGTTATGCTAGTGGTGTAGAAAAATTTGCGATGAAGAGATTAGTAAATGGTTTACTAAGTGCTTATGATATCAATCCTAAAGATGTAAGAAGAGCCATTGCAGATGCAGCCATAGAAAAAGTAGATTATCCAGTATAA